The Nocardioides panzhihuensis genome has a segment encoding these proteins:
- a CDS encoding acetyl-CoA C-acetyltransferase codes for MSTVFIYEAIRTPRGKVKRGALNATKPVDLGVGLVNELRDRLPGLDSSYIDDLILGVVSPIGEQGGDLPKAVAQVAGLSETVAGVQVNRYCASGLEATNLAAAKVASGWDRLVLAGGIESMSRVPMLSDGGPLFNDPTTTYDEYFVPQGIGADLIATMEGFSREDVDAYAAESQQRAESAWTNGYFKRSLVPVVDQNGVLVLDHDEHRRPGSTVESLGTLKPSFEGPGKLGFDAVALQKYHWVERIDHVHTGGNSSGIVDGAALVLVGNEQAGKDLGLEPRGRIVATAITSSEPTIMLTGPRPATEKVLATAGLTLDDIDLFELNEAFASVVLKWMSDLHIPHEKVNVNGGAIAMGHPLGATGAMLVSTILDELERRGLRRGLVTLCVGGGMGIATIVERL; via the coding sequence ATGAGCACTGTTTTCATCTATGAGGCCATCCGCACACCACGAGGCAAGGTCAAGCGTGGCGCGCTCAACGCCACCAAGCCTGTCGACCTCGGGGTCGGTCTCGTCAACGAGCTGCGGGACCGACTGCCCGGTCTCGACTCCTCCTACATCGACGACCTGATCCTCGGCGTCGTCTCGCCGATCGGTGAGCAGGGCGGTGACCTGCCCAAGGCCGTCGCCCAGGTGGCCGGGCTCTCCGAGACCGTCGCCGGCGTTCAGGTCAACCGCTACTGCGCATCGGGTCTCGAGGCGACCAACCTCGCCGCGGCGAAGGTCGCCTCCGGCTGGGACCGGCTCGTGCTGGCCGGAGGGATCGAGTCGATGTCCCGCGTACCCATGCTCTCCGACGGCGGGCCGCTGTTCAATGATCCGACCACGACCTACGACGAGTACTTCGTGCCCCAGGGCATCGGCGCTGACCTGATCGCCACCATGGAGGGCTTCAGCCGCGAGGACGTAGATGCGTACGCCGCCGAGTCCCAACAGCGCGCCGAGAGCGCCTGGACCAACGGCTACTTCAAGCGATCGCTCGTCCCCGTCGTCGACCAGAACGGCGTGCTCGTCCTCGATCATGACGAGCACCGCCGACCCGGCTCCACCGTCGAGAGCCTCGGCACTCTCAAGCCGTCGTTCGAAGGTCCCGGCAAGCTCGGCTTCGACGCCGTCGCGCTGCAGAAGTACCACTGGGTGGAGCGGATTGACCACGTCCACACCGGGGGCAACTCCTCCGGCATCGTCGACGGCGCCGCGCTGGTCCTGGTCGGCAACGAGCAGGCAGGCAAGGACCTGGGGCTGGAGCCCCGCGGCCGGATCGTCGCGACGGCGATCACCAGCTCAGAGCCGACCATCATGCTGACCGGGCCCCGCCCGGCGACGGAGAAGGTCCTGGCGACGGCCGGCTTGACCCTGGACGACATCGACCTCTTCGAGCTCAACGAGGCCTTCGCCTCGGTGGTGCTCAAGTGGATGAGTGACCTGCACATCCCGCACGAGAAGGTCAATGTCAACGGCGGCGCCATCGCGATGGGCCACCCGCTCGGGGCAACCGGCGCGATGCTCGTCTCCACCATCCTCGACGAGCTCGAGCGCCGCGGGTTGCGGCGCGGTCTCGTCACGCTGTGTGTCGGCGGCGGCATGGGCATCGCCACGATCGTCGAGCGCCTGTGA
- a CDS encoding TetR/AcrR family transcriptional regulator, with protein sequence MAGVAASEWRGADPLDPRRTLHGVPSPETAPGPRRGPRTRDPARKQRILAAAADLMATNGYHAVSMEDIGSAVGITASAIYRHYGSKNAVLVAMFESVIDGLLAQGQQLAADHGADPLHALTQLIEGQIDFVVGQREVAQVYFREIANLPDDDRRGLRRKQRLYLEEWVHLLLELRPDLDDTSARAIVHCAIGAIQSTLQHSAGLPEPRLRALLGASALAVLTSAPSN encoded by the coding sequence ATGGCCGGAGTAGCAGCGAGCGAGTGGCGTGGCGCCGACCCGCTCGACCCGAGGCGTACGCTGCATGGCGTGCCGAGCCCCGAGACCGCGCCTGGACCACGGCGAGGTCCACGCACCCGGGACCCTGCCCGCAAGCAGCGCATCCTCGCCGCGGCGGCGGACCTCATGGCGACCAACGGGTACCACGCCGTCTCCATGGAGGACATCGGGTCGGCGGTCGGGATCACGGCATCGGCGATCTACCGCCACTACGGCAGCAAGAACGCCGTGCTCGTGGCGATGTTCGAGTCCGTCATCGACGGTCTCCTGGCGCAGGGACAGCAGCTGGCCGCCGACCACGGCGCCGACCCCTTGCACGCACTCACCCAGCTGATCGAGGGCCAGATCGACTTCGTCGTCGGGCAGCGCGAGGTCGCCCAGGTCTACTTCCGCGAGATCGCCAACTTGCCCGATGACGACCGTCGCGGCCTGCGCCGCAAGCAGCGCCTCTACCTGGAGGAGTGGGTTCATCTACTCCTCGAGCTGCGACCCGACCTGGACGACACCTCGGCGCGGGCGATCGTGCACTGCGCGATCGGCGCCATCCAGTCGACCCTGCAGCACTCCGCCGGCCTGCCTGAGCCCCGTCTGCGGGCTCTGCTCGGGGCATCAGCACTGGCCGTGCTGACCTCCGCACCCTCGAACTGA
- a CDS encoding acyclic terpene utilization AtuA family protein encodes MTAPRRPVRIGNASGFYGDRAAAMREMVTEGPLDVVTGDYLAELTMLILWKARRKDPSAGYARTFLAQMEEVLGGALDRGVRIVTNAGGLNPAGLAERLGELAERLGLAPRIAWIEGDDLSTRVEDLLAAGHDLKHLDTGRSLADAGVRPATANAYLGGWGITEALRAGADIVVCPRVTDASLVVGPAAWWHGWSPDDYDAIAGAVAAGHVIECGPQATGGNYPWPEEIVSPGYPGYPIAEVAADGSAVITKHPDTGGVVSVGTVTAQLLYEIAGPDYPNPDVVARFDTVRLSQEAPDRVLMSGTKGAAPSGLLKVALNYVGGYRNTMTLVITGLDVEAKAAAAEVMLFDILGGKEQYDEVDVRLIRSDRPDAPTNAEAQAHLRITVKSHDRDVVGRRFSNAVMELFLGGYAGFHATTPPTDATEFGVYWPALLPAETVTQTLHLADGPVAEIPHAAPPSPSTPESYSPRPSVASGPSAQTGPTGPAAAAVRAPLGAVAGARSGDKGGNANVGIWVRTDEEYAWLEAHLSIDEFRRLLPEADSLPVHRYELPNLRALNFVVVGLLGNGVADATRPDPQAKGLGEYVRSRLTDIPEAFVTARAAQEEPQRPGGGAPWPE; translated from the coding sequence ATGACCGCGCCCAGGCGCCCTGTGCGCATCGGGAACGCGTCCGGCTTCTATGGCGACCGTGCGGCCGCGATGCGGGAGATGGTCACCGAGGGACCTCTCGACGTCGTGACCGGCGACTACCTTGCCGAGCTCACGATGCTCATCCTGTGGAAGGCGCGGAGGAAGGATCCGTCGGCCGGATACGCCCGCACCTTCCTGGCGCAGATGGAGGAGGTCCTGGGAGGGGCATTGGACCGTGGCGTACGCATCGTCACGAACGCCGGCGGCCTGAACCCCGCGGGGCTTGCCGAGAGGCTCGGTGAGCTTGCCGAGAGGCTCGGTTTGGCCCCCAGGATCGCCTGGATCGAAGGCGACGATCTCTCGACGCGTGTCGAAGACCTCCTGGCGGCGGGGCACGACCTCAAGCATCTGGACACCGGACGGTCGTTGGCCGACGCCGGTGTCCGCCCGGCGACCGCCAACGCCTACCTGGGCGGCTGGGGGATCACCGAGGCGCTCCGCGCAGGGGCAGACATCGTGGTGTGCCCGCGGGTCACCGACGCCTCGCTCGTCGTCGGACCGGCGGCCTGGTGGCACGGCTGGAGCCCGGACGACTACGACGCCATCGCCGGAGCCGTCGCAGCGGGGCACGTGATCGAGTGCGGTCCGCAGGCCACGGGCGGCAACTACCCATGGCCCGAGGAGATCGTCTCGCCCGGCTACCCCGGATACCCGATCGCCGAGGTCGCCGCCGACGGCTCTGCCGTCATCACCAAGCACCCGGATACCGGGGGAGTGGTCTCGGTGGGAACCGTGACCGCGCAGCTGCTCTACGAGATCGCCGGCCCGGACTACCCCAACCCGGACGTCGTGGCTCGCTTCGACACCGTGCGCCTGAGCCAGGAAGCACCCGACCGAGTGCTGATGAGCGGGACGAAGGGCGCCGCCCCGTCGGGACTGCTCAAGGTCGCCCTCAACTACGTCGGCGGATACCGCAACACGATGACCTTGGTCATCACCGGGCTCGACGTCGAGGCCAAGGCAGCGGCGGCCGAGGTGATGCTCTTCGACATCCTGGGGGGCAAGGAGCAGTACGACGAGGTCGACGTGCGGCTGATCCGATCCGACAGGCCCGACGCACCGACGAACGCGGAGGCGCAGGCACACCTCCGCATCACGGTCAAGAGCCACGATCGCGACGTCGTCGGACGCAGGTTCTCCAACGCGGTCATGGAGCTCTTCCTCGGCGGGTATGCCGGATTCCATGCCACGACACCGCCCACCGACGCCACCGAGTTCGGCGTCTACTGGCCCGCGCTGCTACCGGCCGAGACCGTGACCCAGACCCTGCACCTCGCCGATGGTCCCGTCGCCGAGATCCCGCACGCGGCTCCGCCGTCCCCGTCCACACCGGAGTCGTACTCACCACGGCCTTCGGTCGCGAGCGGGCCGAGCGCGCAGACGGGGCCGACCGGTCCCGCCGCGGCGGCGGTCAGAGCACCGCTCGGCGCCGTCGCCGGAGCTCGCTCGGGGGACAAGGGCGGCAACGCCAACGTCGGCATCTGGGTACGCACCGACGAGGAGTACGCCTGGCTCGAGGCGCACCTGAGCATCGACGAGTTCCGTCGACTGCTTCCCGAGGCCGACTCCCTCCCCGTGCATCGCTACGAGCTGCCCAACCTGCGTGCGCTCAACTTCGTCGTGGTCGGTCTGCTGGGCAACGGGGTCGCCGACGCCACCAGGCCAGATCCGCAGGCCAAAGGTCTGGGCGAGTACGTCCGCTCGAGGCTCACCGACATTCCCGAGGCGTTCGTCACCGCCCGTGCCGCGCAAGAGGAACCACAACGACCAGGAGGAGGAGCACCATGGCCGGAGTAG
- a CDS encoding TIGR03084 family metal-binding protein: MTMSDKAAALAGICADLKAEGDTLLETLRGLDEEDWGRDTPAEGWTVRDQVTHLAFFDDATVLALRDRAGFLAQREELLALGPRFPDVVAERAGSLAPDQCLDWLRRSRAELLEAYDAADPSVRLPWYGPDMGVLSSATGRLMETWAHGQDVRDSFGIPPVSTPRLRHIADIGVRTYAFSFQLHGRDVPTAPVRVELAGPDGSEWAWGPEGADDVVVGSALDFCLVVTQRRNVLDTGLTVSGPAAQAWMQVAQAFAGRPTEPRPAGHLATQGVAR; encoded by the coding sequence ATGACGATGTCGGACAAGGCAGCCGCATTGGCAGGAATCTGTGCCGACCTGAAGGCCGAGGGAGACACTCTGCTCGAGACGCTCCGGGGTCTCGACGAGGAGGACTGGGGGCGGGACACGCCGGCGGAAGGTTGGACCGTCCGCGATCAGGTCACTCACCTGGCGTTCTTCGACGACGCCACGGTCCTCGCCCTGCGCGACCGGGCGGGCTTCCTCGCTCAGCGTGAGGAGCTCCTCGCACTGGGGCCGAGATTCCCGGACGTCGTGGCCGAGCGGGCCGGCTCGCTGGCGCCGGATCAGTGCCTGGACTGGCTGCGGCGATCGCGGGCCGAGCTGCTCGAGGCCTACGACGCCGCCGACCCTTCGGTGCGACTGCCCTGGTACGGCCCGGACATGGGCGTGCTGTCGTCGGCGACCGGTCGCCTGATGGAGACCTGGGCCCACGGCCAGGACGTTCGGGACAGCTTCGGCATCCCGCCGGTGTCGACGCCGCGGCTGCGGCACATCGCCGACATCGGAGTACGCACGTACGCCTTCAGCTTCCAGCTGCACGGCCGCGACGTTCCGACGGCGCCGGTGAGGGTCGAGCTCGCGGGGCCGGACGGGAGCGAATGGGCCTGGGGTCCTGAGGGCGCGGACGACGTCGTCGTCGGCTCGGCCCTCGACTTCTGCCTCGTGGTCACCCAGCGGCGCAACGTCCTCGACACGGGGCTCACGGTCAGTGGTCCCGCTGCACAGGCATGGATGCAGGTCGCCCAGGCGTTCGCCGGGCGACCCACCGAACCCAGACCGGCAGGCCACCTCGCCACCCAGGGGGTGGCACGATGA
- a CDS encoding enoyl-CoA hydratase/isomerase family protein → MTEIISSESVDGQVRYELEDGVAWVRMDRPEARNALNKRVRDGLHAAVKRFNSDEEAKVLVLTGEGSAFCAGGDLKEMAETALQVPPVDFVPQLGRTIPVLKPTIAAVNGLALAGGFLLAQNCDLCVAGESARFGITEVKVGRGAPWAAPLPWLIPPRAAMEILLTGDLVDAARAERLGLVNHVVPDADLHDFVQALARRIAENAPLSVQAGKQTARLVAELPLSEAYERAERIWEPVYLSRDAQEGPRAFREKRAPQWEGR, encoded by the coding sequence GTGACTGAGATCATCAGCTCCGAGTCGGTCGACGGACAGGTCCGCTACGAGCTCGAGGACGGCGTCGCGTGGGTGCGGATGGACCGACCCGAGGCGCGCAACGCGCTCAACAAGCGGGTCCGGGACGGCCTGCACGCCGCCGTGAAGCGGTTCAACTCCGACGAGGAGGCCAAGGTCCTGGTACTGACCGGAGAGGGATCGGCGTTCTGCGCCGGCGGGGACCTGAAGGAGATGGCCGAGACCGCCCTCCAAGTGCCGCCGGTCGACTTCGTCCCGCAGCTCGGCCGCACCATACCGGTCTTGAAGCCGACGATCGCCGCGGTGAACGGTCTCGCTCTCGCCGGAGGCTTCCTGCTGGCGCAGAACTGCGACCTGTGCGTGGCGGGGGAGTCGGCGAGGTTCGGCATCACCGAGGTCAAGGTGGGCCGCGGTGCGCCGTGGGCGGCGCCACTGCCGTGGCTCATCCCGCCGCGGGCTGCCATGGAGATCCTGCTGACCGGCGACCTCGTCGACGCGGCGAGGGCCGAGCGGCTGGGTCTGGTCAACCATGTGGTGCCCGATGCCGACCTGCACGACTTCGTGCAGGCGCTCGCCCGGCGGATCGCCGAGAACGCTCCGCTCTCGGTGCAGGCCGGCAAGCAGACCGCCCGCCTGGTCGCCGAGCTGCCGCTCTCGGAGGCGTACGAGCGCGCCGAGCGCATCTGGGAGCCGGTCTACCTCAGCCGCGACGCGCAGGAAGGGCCCCGCGCGTTCCGAGAAAAGCGAGCCCCACAGTGGGAGGGACGATGA